From one Lolium rigidum isolate FL_2022 chromosome 4, APGP_CSIRO_Lrig_0.1, whole genome shotgun sequence genomic stretch:
- the LOC124648871 gene encoding disease resistance protein Pik-2-like, with protein MAEFALGLTKTAVATTVGLVKSAMEEQAKLQVLVQDDLVFITGEFQMMQSFLSAGGARRRASKNQVVRTWVRQLRDLAFDVEDCVEFVVHLHNPSSWDWVDRLAWPVMVCKPRPPLPLDMAVGEIKRLKARMEDISQRNARYNLITGDDSAADVGHQLVTSSAGSSMAAVRAGAFQALKDVWKASGKLCDHTAIDLERLINSLVSELQVISLWRGGQVADLSDSAPMSPNNYVHTVKKVYDDPEVCKRFENRACVKLSAHHPFHPVEFVNSLLTQFRSHHGHLKDEDHANGNTTSISELLLQLSKHRYLVVIEQELTDFADWDAIRACLPDGSNGSRVIVSTNNLGIALACTGDPYLVSELIPFSHGGGLYALFPKRDGTRIGLGEIIWQLRQDHILSLFSEDIPRFKEQWWNDYRVVAAGQFEGLVGYNCDGQCFLDGNSAVLAETEGEMFKLVNLAKSLVYASYTDGEKRQLSWCREELQMMSEEDVTEWCRRRLTEKDYLITIFGVETPEDRDLIKEQLLCGSSKSCVIVFINQARNDKNLTKVPCFGEIDRLGEGGVSIEQEEADQCELVGCEYYLEESPDQPCYMVSLWGIAGVGKTAIARELYKRRSSKEDCTMHGWVNVPYPFNLTDVCRQLLLYFYSGNFAAQESVALAMMEGHDPIQWCCKILRQNCCVVVFDGVRSRHDWDMLRAALLSEAHPNGTTIVTTREESIAEHCSADVTMNIRCLAYNEALKLFGKIASQDNKEFEPNPESTLIYELVIAQCGGLPEVIVAMAKKAYYPIADFKSIYYNFCGRLQDHTEFPTLRNLFCWMQSYFDACPDELKPCIFYMSVFISEQVVRRTRLIRRWIAEGYLSGAGGTAAEHGQKLFVQLASLSILYKASNDEYSGRDCVINGFFHEYIKSRPMEDNLVFVLEWSCSAGSRLAGKHLSISSSWDRDENVFNTVDLSRLRSLTVFGPWKPFLVSKKMKVLRVLDLEGTTSEDGSSCCVTDGDLEQIAKWLGRLKFLSLRGCRRVTRLPDSLGDMRQLQTLDVRDTSIVQLQSSIIAKLLKLQYIRAGTTTDTSPYIVPIPTSAPTPIPAPAPTQPSPPTPTPTPSPQHGDTRRLVEPAAASPAAATSVIQGGRPTKVWKRMARGLQEYRLKSKYQQDMGSRRRLAANGGGVELSGGAAKGIRGMTDLHTLGVVNIAGSASAFLQEVKKLTQLRKLGLSGINRQTWESMCQTISGQLSHLESLSLHLVLQEEDGGRFDFARFDRISRPPKTLQCLKILYATTQGTWIRPAWIGELGGLRMLKYEVTVSGQEDINSGVSTKPVEEHLSFGSMDDGRTFRIQCSGNDPKPSKAMVTFRDGGYFPHEAISIHCCCNSSTVSPFCRLQIDGLNQMKSLKQVTVTGTYAQGLKLSLLEQLQEHTNKPVNFCDH; from the exons ATGGCGGAATTTGCGCTTGGCCTGACCAAGACGGCGGTGGCGACAACGGTGGGCCTTGTGAAGTCGGCAATGGAGGAGCAGGCGAAGCTGCAGGTACTTGTGCAGGACGACCTCGTGTTCATCACCGGGGAATTCCAAATGATGCAATCCTTCCTGAGCGCCGGCGGGGCGCGGCGGCGTGCATCCAAGAACCAGGTGGTGCGGACTTGGGTGAGGCAGCTTCGGGACCTGGCCTTTGATGTGGAGGACTGCGTAGAGTTCGTGGTCCACCTGCATAATCCTTCGAGCTGGGACTGGGTAGACCGCCTTGCCTGGCCAGTGATGGTGTGCAAGCCAAGGCCACCCCTCCCCCTCGACATGGCGGTGGGGGAGATAAAGCGTCTCAAGGCCAGGATGGAGGACATAAGCCAAAGGAATGCCCGCTACAACCTCATCACCGGCGATGACTCGGCGGCTGATGTTGGGCATCAACTTGTTACGTCCTCCGCCGGCAGTTCAATGGCGGCGGTGAGAGCTGGTGCGTTCCAGGCCCTAAAGGATGTGTGGAAGGCCTCGGGAAAGCTTTGTGATCACACTGCTATCGATCTGGAAAGGTTGATCAATTCTCTAGTCAGCGAGCTCCAGGTGATCTCGCTATGGCGTGGAGGACAGGTAGCTGATCTGAGCGACAGTGCTCCCATGAGTCCTAACAATTACGTGCATACGGTGAAGAAAGTGTACGACGACCCCGAAGTGTGCAAACGGTTCGAGAATCGAGCGTGTGTAAAGCTGAGCGCGCATCACCCTTTTCACCCGGTGGAGTTCGTCAACAGCTTGCTCACGCAGTTCAGATCTCACCACGGGCACTTGAAGGACGAAGACCATGCAAATGGAAATACTACTTCCATTTCCGAGCTCCTGCTGCAGCTCAGCAAGCACCGGTATCTTGTCGTTATCGAGCAAGAGTTAACCGATTTCGCAGACTGGGATGCCATCAGGGCGTGCCTTCCCGATGGCAGCAATGGCAGCCGGGTCATCGTCTCCACCAACAATCTGGGGATCGCCCTTGCCTGCACGGGGGACCCTTACCTAGTATCCGAGCTTATACCCTTTTCTCACGGTGGAGGCCTATATGCCCTTTTCCCAAAG CGTGATGGTACTCGCATCGGCCTGGGTGAAATCATTTGGCAGTTAAGACAAGACCACATTCTCTCCTTATTCAGTGAGGACATACCCCGGTTCAAGGAGCAATGGTGGAATGATTACAGAGTAGTTGCTGCGGGGCAATTTGAAGGCCTCGTCGGTTATAACTGTGACGGGCAGTGTTTCCTTGACGGGAATAGCGCTGTGCTTGCTGAGACAGAGGGTGAGATGTTCAAGCTGGTTAACTTGGCCAAGTCCttagtttatgcatcttatacaGACGGAGAAAAAAGACAGCTCTCATGGTGCCGTGAAGAACTTCAAATGATGAGTGAGGAGGATGTAACTGAATGGTGTCGTCGGCGTCTGACCGAAAAGGATTACCTCATCACGATTTTCGGCGTGGAGACACCAGAGGACAGGGACTTGATAAAAGAACAACTCTTATGTGGGTCTAGTAAAAGTTGTGTCATTGTTTTTATAAACCAGGCGAGGAACGACAAAAATCTGACTAAG GTGCCATGTTTTGGTGAAATAGATCGTCTTGGAGAGGGAGGAGTCAGCATAGAGCAGGAAGAGGCTGATCAATGTGAGCTCGTTGGGTGTGAATATTATCTTGAAGAGTCTCCTGATCAGCCTTGTTACATGGTGTccttgtgggggattgctggtgTTGGGAAAACAGCTATTGCCAGGGAACTGTACAAGCGCAGGTCCAGTAAAGAAGACTGCACAATGCACGGCTGGGTGAACGTGCCGTATCCGTTCAATTTGACGGACGTATGTCGGCAGTTGCTTCTATATTTTTACTCTGGTAACTTTGCTGCCCAGGAATCTGTAGCTCTCGCTATGATGGAAGGCCATGACCCTATCCAATGGTGTTGTAAGATTCTTCGTCAAAACTGCTGCGTCGTTGTTTTTGATGGTGTGCGGTCCAGGCATGACTGGGACATGCTTAGAGCAGCCTTGTTATCCGAAGCTCATCCTAACGGAACAACTATTGTCACTACACGTGAAGAAAGCATCGCCGAGCACTGTTCAGCTGATGTTACGATGAACATCAGGTGTCTAGCGTACAATGAGGCCCTCAAACTCTTTGGCAAG ATAGCTTCACAAGACAACAAAGAATTCGAGCCTAACCCGGAAAGCACGTTGATCTACGAACTTGTCATAGCCCAGTGTGGCGGGCTTCCAGAAGTAATAGTTGCTATGGCCAAAAAGGCCTACTACCCAATCGCGGATTTTAAGTCCATATATTACAACTTCTGTGGAAGGTTGCAGGATCACACAGAATTCCCAACTTTAAGGAACCTGTTTTGTTGGATGCAATCCTACTTTGATGCTTGTCCGGATGAGCTCAAGCCATGCATCTTCTATATGTCAGTCTTCATTTCGGAGCAAGTCGTTAGGCGGACTCGCTTGATCAGGAGGTGGATAGCAGAGGGTTACTTATCTGGTGCTGGTGGTACCGCGGCGGAGCATGGACAAAAGCTCTTCGTGCAGCTCGCCTCGTTAAGCATATTGTACAAGGCGAGTAATGACGAATATAGTGGAAGAGACTGCGTTATTAATGGTTTCTTCCATGAATACATCAAGTCACGCCCAATGGAAGATAACCTTGTGTTTGTGCTAGAATGGAGCTGCAGCGCAGGCTCGCGACTCGCTGGGAAACACCTCAGCATCAGCAGCAGTTGGGATAGAGATGAGAATGTGTTCAACACGGTCGACTTGTCACGGCTACGGTCGTTGACAGTGTTCGGGCCGTGGAAGCCATTCCTCGTCTCTAAGAAGATGAAGGTGCTCCGGGTGCTTGATCTGGAGGGGACTACAAGTGAAGACGGTAGCAGCTGCTGTGTAACAGATGGTGACCTGGAGCAGATCGCCAAGTGGCTGGGTCGCCTCAAGTTCTTGTCCTTGCGAGGATGCAGAAGAGTCACTCGTCTCCCGGATTCACTCGGCGACATGAGGCAGCTGCAGACTTTGGATGTGAGAGATACCTCCATAGTCCAGCTGCAATCTTCTATCATCGCCAAGCTACTTAAGTTGCAGTACATTCGTGCTGGCACGACCACTGATACAAGCCCTTACATAGTACCAATACCAACATCAGCACCAACACCAATACCAGCACCAGCACCAACACAACCATCACCACCCACACCAACGCCAACCCCATCACCTCAACATGGCGACACGAGGAGGTTAGTAGAACCCGCTGCAGCTtcaccagcagcagcaacaagtgtGATCCAGGGGGGACGACCAACGAAGGTATGGAAGAGGATGGCGCGTGGTTTGCAGGAATACCGGTTGAAGTCCAAGTATCAGCAGGATATGGGCAGTCGCCGCCGTCTTGCTGcaaatggcggtggtgtcgagctTTCGGGTGGCGCGGCGAAGGGGATCCGGGGGATGACGGACCTGCATACACTTGGTGTTGTTAATATTGCAGGTAGCGCCTCCGCCTTCCTCCAGGAGGTGAAGAAGCTTACCCAGCTGCGTAAGCTCGGGTTGTCCGGCATCAACCGTCAAACCTGGGAGAGCATGTGCCAAACCATCTCAGGCCAGCTTTCCCATCTCGAGTCCTTGTCGCTGCATTTGGTGCtgcaggaggaggacggcggccgCTTCGATTTCGCTCGCTTCGACCGCATCAGTCGCCCGCCAAAGACGCTACAGTGCCTCAAGATACTGTACGCGACCACCCAAGGGACATGGATAAGGCCAGCCTGGATCGGGGAGCTTGGGGGTCTGCGCATGCTAAAGTATGAAGTGACGGTATCAGGTCAAGAGGACATAAATTCGGGAGTGAGCACCAAGCCGGTGGAGGAGCATCTCAGTTTCGGAAGTATGGATGACGGCAGAACCTTCAGGATTCAATGCTCCGGCAACGACCCTAAACCCTCAAAGGCAATGGTAACGTTTCGTGATGGTGGATACTTCCCTCACGAAGCGATCAGCATTCACTGCTGCTGCAACTCGTCGACCGTGTCACCCTTCTGTCGTTTGCAGATTGACGGGCTGAATCAGATGAAATCTCTTAAGCAAGTCACAGTTACGGGCACCTATGCTCAAGGGCTCAAGCTAAGCTTGCTCGAGCAACTTCAGGAGCATACAAACAAGCCTGTGAACTTTTGTGATCACTAG